One Streptomyces sp. NBC_01217 genomic region harbors:
- a CDS encoding aldehyde dehydrogenase family protein, whose amino-acid sequence MTRDAPTRTRDAFWIGGGWVRPESDAAIDVIDPSTERPLGSVPAGTAADARRAVTAARQALPRWSATPLPERLRFLEALVAGLTERADDLAGVLTAEVGAPVVMARRTQVGLAIAMAASYLDITRDFAFERRVGNSLVVREPAGVAATITPWNVPLLLTLQKIVPALMAGCTVVHKPSEITPLHAYVLTEVIAECDLPPGVFNLVVGEGPVVGAELARSPDVDLVSLTGSTRAGREVARAGADQVKRIHLELGGKNASILLDDAALESAVRASVDQMCFNTGQACLQWSRLLVPAHRHDEVVELAAQCAQGYRVGDPRDPATDLGPLVSAAALERVRGAVVRAAGEGATLATGGPECPEGLEHGYYVRPTVFGGVDASMAVAQEEIFGPVLSVMPYDGEDEAVRIANGTPYGLHGAVWSADPGHAQRVARRLRTGQVDINGGGFNILAPFGGYRQSGVGRECGAEGLDGFCEIKSLQLPLEPVDSTEPAEPTGPRLRDAT is encoded by the coding sequence ATGACCAGGGACGCGCCCACGCGTACCCGCGACGCCTTCTGGATCGGCGGCGGCTGGGTGCGCCCGGAGAGCGACGCCGCGATCGACGTCATCGACCCCAGCACCGAGAGGCCGCTGGGGTCGGTCCCGGCCGGCACGGCCGCCGACGCGAGGCGTGCCGTCACCGCCGCCCGCCAGGCCTTGCCCCGGTGGTCCGCCACACCCCTGCCCGAGCGTCTGCGCTTCCTCGAAGCACTGGTCGCCGGTCTGACCGAACGCGCCGACGACCTCGCCGGGGTGCTCACCGCCGAGGTCGGCGCACCCGTCGTCATGGCCCGCCGCACCCAGGTCGGCCTCGCCATCGCCATGGCTGCCTCGTATCTGGACATCACGCGGGACTTCGCCTTCGAGCGCAGGGTGGGCAACTCGCTGGTCGTACGCGAACCCGCGGGAGTGGCCGCGACCATCACCCCGTGGAACGTGCCGCTGCTGCTCACCCTCCAGAAGATCGTCCCCGCCCTCATGGCCGGCTGCACGGTCGTGCACAAGCCGAGCGAGATCACTCCGCTGCACGCGTATGTGCTGACCGAGGTGATCGCCGAATGCGACCTGCCGCCCGGGGTGTTCAACCTGGTCGTCGGCGAGGGCCCGGTCGTCGGCGCGGAGCTGGCACGCAGCCCGGACGTCGACCTCGTGTCGCTGACCGGGTCGACGCGGGCGGGCCGTGAGGTGGCCAGGGCCGGCGCCGATCAGGTGAAGCGGATCCATCTGGAACTCGGCGGCAAGAACGCGAGCATCCTCCTGGACGATGCCGCGCTGGAATCGGCGGTCCGGGCGAGCGTCGACCAGATGTGCTTCAACACCGGCCAGGCCTGCCTCCAGTGGAGCAGACTGCTGGTGCCCGCCCACCGCCACGACGAGGTGGTGGAGCTCGCCGCGCAGTGCGCGCAGGGATACCGGGTCGGCGATCCGCGCGACCCGGCCACCGACCTCGGTCCGCTGGTCTCCGCCGCCGCCCTGGAACGGGTACGCGGAGCCGTCGTGCGCGCGGCCGGGGAAGGGGCGACGCTCGCTACGGGCGGCCCCGAGTGCCCCGAGGGGTTGGAGCACGGCTACTACGTACGCCCGACCGTCTTCGGCGGCGTCGACGCCTCGATGGCCGTCGCCCAGGAGGAGATCTTCGGTCCCGTGCTGTCGGTCATGCCGTACGACGGTGAGGACGAGGCCGTACGGATCGCCAACGGCACCCCGTACGGGCTGCACGGCGCGGTCTGGTCGGCGGACCCCGGGCACGCGCAGCGGGTCGCCCGCCGGCTGCGGACCGGACAGGTGGACATCAACGGCGGCGGGTTCAACATCCTTGCGCCGTTCGGCGGTTACCGGCAGTCGGGAGTGGGCCGGGAGTGCGGAGCGGAGGGGCTGGACGGCTTCTGCGAGATCAAATCGCTGCAGCTGCCCCTGGAGCCAGTGGATTCGACGGAGCCCGCGGAGCCGACAGGCCCCCGGCTGCGTGACGCGACATGA
- a CDS encoding tryptophan halogenase family protein has translation MNARASIGGSSVDHRIRKVVILGGGTAGWMTAAYLGKALQRTVKITVLEAPTIPRIGVGEATVPNLHRAFFSYLGIAEDDWMRECNASFKTAVKFINWRSPGESAARPKPLGDRTDQFFHPFGLLPSADQIPLSHYWAAKYLSGDTDEPFDYACFKEPAMMDANRAPRWDDGRPATNYAWHFDARLVADFLSRFAVDKQGAEHVEDEMTQVLRDERGYITALRTAGGRLLEGDLFIDCSGFRGLLINQTMEEPFIDMKDHLLCDSAVATAVSHDDAANGVEPYTSAIAMSAGWTWRIPMLGRFGTGYVYSSEFAGRDEATEEFSRLWGLDPEKTKFNQIRFRVGRNRRSWVKNCVSIGLASCFLEPLESTGIYFTYAAIHQLAKHFPDRRFDPVLSDAFNREIEEMFDDTRDFIQAHFYFSPRTDTPFWQANKKLRLAEGIQQKVAAYRSGLPVNPPITDEGNYYGNFEAEFRNFWTNGSYYCIFAGMGLVPDRPLPALSYKPESIEAAGPLFEAVKRQQKELAEKLPSNYDYLRRLHGTA, from the coding sequence ATGAACGCCCGTGCATCGATCGGAGGAAGCAGCGTGGATCACCGCATCAGGAAGGTCGTCATCCTCGGAGGCGGCACCGCCGGCTGGATGACCGCGGCCTATCTGGGAAAGGCCCTGCAGCGCACAGTGAAGATCACCGTGCTGGAGGCACCGACGATCCCGCGGATCGGCGTCGGTGAGGCCACCGTGCCCAATCTCCACCGCGCGTTCTTCAGTTATCTCGGCATCGCCGAGGACGACTGGATGCGGGAGTGCAACGCCAGCTTCAAGACGGCCGTGAAATTCATCAACTGGCGCAGCCCCGGCGAGAGCGCGGCGCGGCCCAAGCCGCTCGGCGACCGCACCGACCAGTTCTTCCATCCGTTCGGCCTGCTCCCCTCGGCCGACCAGATACCCCTGTCCCACTACTGGGCCGCCAAGTACCTCTCCGGCGACACCGACGAACCCTTCGACTACGCCTGCTTCAAGGAGCCGGCGATGATGGACGCCAACCGCGCTCCCCGCTGGGACGACGGCCGGCCGGCGACCAACTACGCCTGGCACTTCGACGCCCGGCTCGTCGCCGACTTCCTCAGCCGCTTCGCTGTCGACAAGCAGGGCGCCGAGCACGTCGAGGACGAGATGACGCAGGTGCTCCGCGACGAACGCGGATACATCACGGCGCTGCGCACCGCGGGCGGGCGGCTGCTCGAAGGCGACCTCTTCATCGACTGCTCGGGCTTCCGCGGCCTGCTGATCAACCAGACGATGGAAGAGCCGTTCATCGACATGAAGGACCACCTGCTGTGCGACAGCGCGGTGGCCACCGCGGTTTCGCACGACGACGCCGCCAACGGCGTCGAGCCGTACACCTCGGCGATCGCGATGTCCGCGGGCTGGACCTGGCGGATCCCCATGCTGGGCCGGTTCGGCACGGGCTATGTGTACTCCAGCGAATTCGCCGGCCGCGACGAGGCCACCGAGGAGTTCAGCCGCCTGTGGGGGCTCGACCCGGAGAAGACGAAGTTCAACCAGATCCGGTTCAGGGTCGGGCGCAACCGGCGCTCGTGGGTGAAGAACTGTGTGAGCATCGGGCTCGCCTCGTGCTTCCTGGAACCGTTGGAGTCGACCGGCATCTACTTCACCTACGCGGCGATCCACCAGCTCGCCAAGCACTTCCCCGACCGCCGCTTCGACCCGGTCCTCTCCGACGCGTTCAACCGCGAGATCGAGGAGATGTTCGACGACACCCGGGACTTCATCCAGGCCCACTTCTACTTCTCGCCCCGCACGGACACGCCCTTTTGGCAGGCCAACAAGAAGCTCCGGCTGGCCGAGGGCATCCAGCAGAAGGTCGCCGCCTACCGGTCCGGCCTTCCGGTCAATCCGCCGATCACCGACGAGGGCAACTACTACGGCAACTTCGAGGCCGAGTTCCGCAACTTCTGGACGAACGGCAGCTACTACTGCATCTTCGCCGGGATGGGACTCGTGCCCGACCGCCCGCTGCCGGCCCTCTCGTACAAGCCGGAGTCGATCGAGGCCGCGGGTCCGCTGTTCGAGGCGGTGAAGCGGCAGCAGAAGGAGCTGGCCGAGAAGCTGCCGTCCAACTACGACTACCTCCGACGGCTCCACGGCACGGCATGA
- a CDS encoding non-ribosomal peptide synthetase translates to MSSTVRTPHKGRERTGTRPLFEAVERWAVQMPGATAVSAPDGTFSFAELIAWTRTLAGALSAQDVGPGTPVGLSLGRSRFSVPGLLAVWLLGATAVPLDDRHPAERLSFVLRDSGARVLLGDRLPAGAAPNRARRITPGALAPEAVPGDPVLPDAPHPEECAYIIYTSGTTGWPKGVEVTYRSLGVFLSALAELRLSPGGMGINAVSPAFDGWLWCTLLYLLHGQGVEIIDLEAEDETSPDLAARVAAAAPRTVCLTPSLLSACADDITTAEVLVVAGEPFPRGLAERLGDRRRLLNVYGPTEATIAATWADSERGDDVLTIGAALPGYAVYILDEDQRPVPDGTAGELCVGGPAVARGYRSRPGLTAERFVPDPYAPPGARMYRTGDLARLRPDGRIDYLGRRDEQVKVRGFRIELREVEEVAEACAGVAAAAAFVTVDQDVLGLAVVAAAGTENEACVAEVRERCARQLPDVMVPAVVDVVDALPTSPAGKVDRAALAEAAGSAAASPGRPPGTARERQVCEVWSTLLPRPVTDVDADFFELGGHSLLAARAVAALRKATGLRLTVRHMLANPTVADLAREVDRLAEEAGRPEAGAD, encoded by the coding sequence ATGAGCAGCACAGTCCGCACACCGCACAAGGGCCGGGAAAGGACCGGCACCCGGCCCCTCTTCGAAGCCGTCGAACGCTGGGCCGTGCAGATGCCCGGGGCAACTGCCGTCTCGGCACCGGACGGCACCTTCAGCTTCGCCGAGCTGATCGCATGGACCAGGACCCTGGCCGGTGCGCTGTCGGCGCAGGACGTGGGGCCGGGCACCCCCGTCGGTCTGAGCCTCGGCAGGTCCCGGTTCTCGGTCCCCGGTCTGCTCGCGGTGTGGCTGCTGGGCGCGACCGCGGTGCCGCTCGATGACCGGCACCCCGCGGAGCGGCTCAGCTTCGTACTCCGCGACTCGGGGGCGCGCGTACTCCTCGGGGACCGCCTGCCCGCCGGGGCCGCCCCGAACCGGGCACGCCGGATCACTCCCGGCGCCCTCGCCCCGGAGGCGGTGCCCGGGGACCCGGTCCTGCCGGACGCCCCTCATCCCGAGGAATGCGCCTACATCATCTACACATCGGGTACGACGGGCTGGCCCAAGGGCGTCGAGGTGACCTACCGCTCGCTCGGCGTCTTCCTGTCCGCCCTCGCGGAGCTGCGGCTGTCTCCCGGCGGGATGGGCATCAACGCCGTGTCACCCGCCTTCGACGGCTGGCTCTGGTGCACCCTGCTCTATCTGCTGCACGGCCAGGGCGTCGAGATCATCGACCTGGAGGCGGAGGACGAAACCTCCCCCGACCTGGCGGCACGCGTCGCAGCGGCGGCTCCCCGTACCGTCTGCCTCACGCCCTCGCTGCTGTCGGCCTGCGCCGACGACATCACCACGGCCGAGGTGCTGGTCGTGGCCGGTGAGCCGTTCCCACGGGGTCTCGCCGAGCGGCTCGGTGACCGGCGCCGGCTGCTCAATGTGTACGGGCCCACCGAGGCCACCATCGCGGCCACCTGGGCGGACAGCGAGCGGGGCGACGACGTGCTGACCATCGGCGCGGCCCTGCCCGGGTACGCGGTGTACATCCTCGACGAGGACCAGCGCCCCGTCCCGGACGGCACGGCGGGCGAGCTGTGCGTGGGCGGCCCCGCCGTCGCCCGCGGCTACCGCAGCCGGCCGGGGCTGACGGCCGAGCGCTTCGTGCCCGACCCGTACGCCCCGCCGGGCGCCCGGATGTACCGCACCGGGGACCTCGCACGGCTGAGGCCCGACGGCCGGATCGACTATCTCGGCCGGAGGGACGAACAGGTGAAGGTCCGCGGCTTCCGGATCGAGCTGCGCGAGGTCGAGGAGGTGGCCGAGGCCTGCGCCGGTGTCGCGGCGGCCGCGGCCTTCGTGACCGTCGACCAGGACGTGCTCGGTCTCGCCGTCGTGGCCGCGGCCGGGACCGAGAACGAGGCATGCGTCGCCGAAGTGCGCGAGCGCTGCGCCCGCCAGCTGCCGGACGTCATGGTCCCGGCGGTGGTGGACGTGGTCGACGCACTGCCCACATCACCGGCCGGGAAGGTGGACCGGGCCGCACTGGCCGAGGCGGCCGGCTCCGCCGCGGCGTCCCCCGGGCGCCCGCCCGGCACCGCGAGGGAGCGGCAGGTCTGCGAAGTCTGGAGCACGCTGCTGCCCAGACCCGTGACCGATGTGGACGCCGACTTCTTCGAACTGGGCGGTCACTCGCTGCTGGCCGCCCGAGCGGTCGCCGCGCTGCGCAAGGCCACCGGACTCCGGCTCACCGTACGGCACATGCTCGCCAATCCCACGGTGGCGGACCTGGCACGGGAGGTGGACCGGCTGGCCGAGGAAGCCGGGCGGCCAGAGGCGGGGGCCGACTGA
- a CDS encoding LLM class flavin-dependent oxidoreductase: protein MLGVQIAPWASAREVLSASAVLAKAFDVVWVPDQMLARNAHVLLSAVAATGNIGVASGITFPVSRNPIDMASAMATIGELVPPDRPVLMGVGAGGSLVSSLFSKRDATELLRQSVTLVRRLWAGEAVPLADFPLLTERLNARDGATARLTYPVTREIPVLVAVGGPRTLRLAHDVADGLLCTSTYPPLSYAALRSGDGAPVREISALAARRAREGRPLRLVYGLNCCVSADRGAARTFARRQAALAVGNPALRSKLADAGLDAESADAVRAAFEEGLGVEGAGRRLSDSLLDGLIVSGTPDDCVERLAQLIPVARSAGFEEFYLGAPLGPDIEEASRLLVGSVVPPLWPERA, encoded by the coding sequence ATGCTGGGAGTCCAGATCGCCCCCTGGGCCTCTGCCCGCGAAGTCCTGTCGGCGAGCGCCGTGCTCGCCAAGGCCTTCGACGTGGTGTGGGTCCCGGACCAGATGCTCGCCCGCAACGCCCACGTCCTGCTTTCGGCCGTCGCCGCCACCGGCAACATCGGTGTGGCCAGCGGCATCACGTTCCCCGTGTCCCGCAATCCGATCGACATGGCATCGGCGATGGCCACCATCGGCGAGCTGGTGCCCCCCGACCGCCCCGTCCTGATGGGCGTCGGCGCCGGCGGCTCGCTGGTGTCCAGCCTGTTCTCCAAGCGCGACGCGACCGAACTGCTGCGGCAGTCGGTCACCCTCGTGCGCCGCCTGTGGGCGGGCGAGGCGGTGCCGCTCGCGGACTTTCCGCTGCTGACCGAGCGGCTGAACGCCAGGGACGGTGCGACGGCCCGGCTGACGTACCCGGTCACCAGGGAGATACCCGTCCTGGTCGCGGTCGGCGGCCCAAGGACACTGCGGCTGGCCCACGACGTCGCCGACGGCCTGCTGTGCACGAGTACGTATCCCCCGCTGTCGTACGCCGCTCTGCGGTCCGGCGACGGGGCTCCGGTCCGCGAGATCAGCGCGCTCGCCGCCCGTCGCGCCCGGGAGGGCCGGCCGCTGCGTCTGGTCTACGGCCTGAACTGCTGCGTGTCGGCCGACCGCGGCGCCGCGCGTACCTTCGCCCGCCGCCAGGCCGCACTGGCCGTCGGCAACCCAGCGCTGCGGTCCAAGCTCGCCGACGCCGGTCTCGACGCCGAGTCGGCGGACGCCGTGCGGGCCGCTTTCGAGGAGGGCCTGGGTGTCGAGGGAGCGGGCCGCAGGCTCTCGGACAGCCTGCTGGACGGCCTGATCGTTTCCGGCACCCCCGACGACTGTGTGGAGCGCCTGGCGCAGCTCATTCCCGTCGCCCGCTCCGCGGGCTTCGAGGAGTTCTACCTCGGAGCGCCGCTCGGACCCGACATCGAGGAGGCGTCCCGCCTCCTCGTCGGCTCCGTCGTACCCCCGCTGTGGCCCGAACGCGCCTGA
- the asnB gene encoding asparagine synthase (glutamine-hydrolyzing) gives MCGITGWVAFDRDLTRERETLDAMTATMACRGPDASGTWIGRHAALGHRRLAVIDLPGGVQPMTARMPDGEVTLVFSGEVYNFTELRDELIRAGERFTTAGDTEVVLRGYLRWGESLAERLNGMYAFAVWDGRSRKLVMIRDRMGIKPLYFHKTPAGVLFGSEPKSILANPAAPRVVDTDGLREWLAFVMTPRHAIWSGMKQVEPGTVVTVDADGVRERTYWRLETRPHTDDLDTTVARVRELLDDIVGRQLVADVPRGVLLSGGLDSSALTALAAHRLGGEGVRSFSVDFTDRTESFKPDDLRDTPDAPFVRQVVEHVGTTHSDIVLDHRALADPEVRRAVLVARDVPVGFGEMDFSLYLLFKAIRERSTVALSGESADELFGGYRQFHDPEVRLAREFPWIAINAGPLDKDGTGLDKGLLATLDLDGYRRDQYAEAVRGVERLGTEDDTEYGMRVMTHLHLTRFVRFLLERKDRLSMAVGLEVRVPFSDHRLVEYVYNAPWSYKNHDGREKSLLRAAVRDALPGAVADRKKAAYPSTQDPYYVGALQQQAKELLRIRGHEVFALVDRAWLEGASGQDAGAMDKLTRLGLERTLDLAIWLDVYRPELRI, from the coding sequence ATGTGTGGAATCACCGGCTGGGTCGCGTTCGACCGCGATCTCACCCGCGAGCGGGAGACGCTCGACGCGATGACGGCGACCATGGCGTGCCGCGGCCCCGACGCCTCGGGGACGTGGATCGGCCGGCACGCCGCTCTCGGCCATCGGCGGCTGGCCGTCATCGACCTTCCGGGCGGGGTGCAGCCGATGACGGCCCGGATGCCGGACGGGGAGGTCACGCTCGTCTTCAGCGGTGAGGTCTACAACTTCACCGAACTGCGGGACGAACTGATCCGTGCCGGCGAGCGGTTCACCACGGCCGGCGACACCGAGGTGGTGCTGCGCGGCTATCTGCGCTGGGGCGAGTCCCTGGCGGAGCGGCTCAACGGCATGTACGCGTTCGCCGTCTGGGACGGGCGCAGCCGCAAGCTGGTGATGATCCGCGACCGCATGGGCATCAAGCCGCTCTACTTCCACAAGACCCCGGCGGGGGTGCTCTTCGGCTCGGAGCCGAAGTCGATCCTGGCCAACCCGGCCGCCCCGCGCGTGGTCGACACCGACGGACTGCGCGAGTGGCTGGCGTTCGTCATGACTCCGCGGCACGCCATCTGGTCGGGCATGAAGCAGGTCGAGCCCGGCACGGTGGTCACCGTCGACGCCGACGGGGTGCGCGAGCGGACCTACTGGCGGCTGGAGACCCGGCCGCACACCGACGATCTGGACACCACCGTCGCCAGGGTGCGGGAGCTGCTCGACGACATCGTGGGCCGCCAGCTCGTCGCCGACGTACCGCGTGGCGTCCTGCTCTCCGGCGGCCTGGACTCCAGCGCGCTCACCGCACTCGCGGCGCACCGGCTGGGCGGCGAGGGGGTGCGCAGCTTCTCGGTCGACTTCACCGACCGTACGGAGAGCTTCAAGCCCGACGATCTGCGGGACACCCCGGACGCGCCGTTCGTGCGCCAGGTCGTCGAGCACGTCGGCACCACGCACTCGGACATCGTGCTCGACCACCGGGCGCTGGCCGATCCGGAGGTGCGCCGGGCGGTGCTCGTCGCCCGTGATGTGCCGGTGGGGTTCGGCGAGATGGACTTCTCGCTGTATCTGCTGTTCAAGGCGATACGGGAGCGGTCGACCGTGGCGCTCTCGGGGGAATCGGCGGACGAACTCTTCGGCGGGTACCGGCAGTTCCACGACCCCGAGGTGCGGCTGGCCCGGGAGTTCCCCTGGATCGCCATCAACGCGGGACCGCTCGACAAGGACGGCACGGGCCTCGACAAGGGGCTGCTGGCCACGCTCGACCTCGACGGCTACCGCCGCGACCAGTACGCCGAGGCCGTGCGCGGCGTGGAACGGCTGGGCACCGAGGACGACACCGAGTACGGCATGCGGGTCATGACCCATCTCCACCTCACCCGCTTCGTGCGCTTCCTCCTCGAACGCAAGGACCGCCTCAGCATGGCCGTCGGTCTGGAGGTCCGGGTGCCGTTCAGCGACCACCGGCTGGTCGAGTACGTCTACAACGCGCCGTGGTCGTACAAGAACCACGACGGGCGGGAGAAGAGCCTGCTGCGCGCCGCGGTCCGCGACGCGCTGCCCGGGGCGGTGGCCGACCGCAAGAAGGCCGCCTACCCGTCGACCCAGGACCCCTACTACGTCGGGGCGCTCCAGCAGCAGGCGAAGGAGCTGCTGCGGATCCGGGGGCACGAGGTGTTCGCCCTGGTCGACCGGGCCTGGCTGGAGGGGGCGAGCGGGCAGGACGCGGGCGCGATGGACAAGCTCACCCGCCTCGGCCTGGAGCGGACCCTCGACCTGGCCATCTGGCTGGACGTCTACCGCCCGGAGCTGCGGATCTAG
- a CDS encoding MFS transporter, whose translation MDFYDLYAVVYVAPVIAELFFPSDQGVLSLAGAYVTLAATLLMRPVGAILLGGLADRHGRKRAMVVALLGVGTVTMLLGALPTAGQIGVLAPILLLTLRLVQGFFVGGVFASTLTMATESVRPRWRGLVSGLVGGGATAIGSVLAALSFLAATQLFPGEAFDDWGWRAMFFVGGVPVLLSLIVSRYVHESPSWERTVTTKDERPLRRLVARPHRRVLTLNILLVFGIGTHFLLTLGFLPSYLKLVNGLDAPTVGKLMVAVTAATLLFAPLTGHLSQRFGRRSVLLAVSAVNAIALPFLYWHLADLRATPDLLPIALVAVLVSCGTVSAFGPLPIFLNESFPTAIRGSGVALSTNGGFALAGLVPVAVNGLSDGVDQLPLYAVVALVLASVVTLACLSRITEPGHSLD comes from the coding sequence TTGGACTTCTACGATCTGTACGCCGTGGTGTATGTGGCGCCGGTGATAGCCGAGCTCTTCTTCCCGTCCGATCAGGGGGTTCTCTCCCTGGCCGGCGCCTACGTCACGCTCGCCGCCACTTTGCTGATGCGGCCGGTGGGGGCCATCCTGCTGGGCGGGCTCGCGGACCGCCACGGCCGCAAGCGGGCCATGGTGGTGGCGCTGCTCGGCGTGGGCACCGTAACAATGCTGCTGGGTGCGCTGCCGACCGCGGGCCAGATCGGTGTGCTCGCCCCGATCCTGCTGCTGACGCTGCGGCTCGTCCAAGGGTTCTTCGTCGGTGGCGTGTTCGCCTCCACCCTCACGATGGCCACCGAGAGCGTACGGCCGCGTTGGCGCGGTCTGGTGTCGGGCCTGGTCGGGGGCGGTGCGACGGCGATCGGGAGTGTGCTCGCCGCGCTGTCGTTCCTCGCCGCGACGCAGCTCTTTCCGGGCGAGGCCTTCGACGACTGGGGGTGGCGCGCCATGTTCTTCGTCGGCGGTGTCCCCGTGCTGCTCAGTCTGATCGTGTCGCGGTACGTGCACGAGTCGCCCTCATGGGAACGGACCGTCACCACGAAGGACGAGCGGCCCCTGCGCCGCCTCGTCGCACGGCCGCACCGCCGGGTGCTGACCCTGAACATCCTGCTGGTCTTCGGAATCGGCACCCACTTCCTCCTCACGCTGGGCTTCCTCCCCAGCTACCTCAAGCTCGTGAACGGCCTGGACGCGCCCACCGTCGGCAAGCTGATGGTGGCGGTGACGGCCGCGACGCTCCTGTTCGCCCCGCTGACCGGGCATCTCAGCCAGCGGTTCGGAAGACGCTCCGTCCTGCTCGCCGTCTCGGCGGTCAACGCGATCGCGCTGCCCTTCCTGTACTGGCACCTCGCCGATCTGCGCGCAACCCCCGACCTCCTGCCCATCGCGCTGGTCGCGGTGCTGGTCTCGTGCGGCACCGTCTCCGCGTTCGGACCGCTGCCGATCTTCCTCAACGAGTCCTTCCCCACGGCGATCCGCGGCTCCGGCGTCGCTCTGTCGACCAACGGCGGCTTCGCCCTCGCCGGCCTCGTGCCCGTGGCGGTGAACGGGCTGAGCGACGGCGTGGACCAGCTCCCCCTGTACGCCGTGGTCGCGCTGGTGCTCGCCAGTGTCGTCACCCTCGCCTGCCTGAGCCGGATCACCGAGCCCGGCCACAGCCTCGACTAG
- a CDS encoding cytochrome P450 — protein sequence MNLFSQDFLVDPYPTYAQLREADPVHWDDRLNGWVLTRHSDVYAAHLDPDTFSSHRLGAMVSDRVGPESSAEMQKFMQFAPEWMLFRDSPDHTRVRKLMNREFRARDIRKRGPGIRQIVAGLVDDLLEKQEFDLVADFSYKLPGLVLAAQYGLPESDAALLTDWWYEIRNMQRVFLGADPAEVAPTGSSVANAFGEMVPYLGELIKDRKRTPRDDLVSRVITYAKESAQEGEEQLSEREMFAHLLLLPLASFGTTMDLIGNGLLGLFEHRDQWELLKSDPALVFSAVEEVLRYDASVQLTHRVATRDVEVAGTTVREGELIYMVRGAANRDPERWTDPDRIDITRGDSGHVGFGVGIHRCLGAGLAQQVTAAAYAELSARIPDLQADTARPHRWKADTPQFRGLAEFPANTGKS from the coding sequence GTGAATCTCTTCAGCCAAGATTTCCTGGTCGATCCGTATCCCACATATGCCCAGCTCCGCGAGGCCGATCCGGTGCACTGGGACGATCGGCTGAACGGCTGGGTACTGACCCGGCACAGCGACGTCTACGCAGCTCACCTCGACCCCGACACATTCTCCTCGCACCGGCTGGGCGCCATGGTGTCCGACCGGGTCGGGCCCGAATCCTCCGCCGAGATGCAGAAGTTCATGCAGTTCGCCCCCGAGTGGATGCTCTTCCGGGATTCCCCGGACCACACCCGGGTACGCAAACTGATGAACCGTGAATTCCGGGCACGCGACATACGTAAACGCGGACCCGGTATCCGGCAGATCGTCGCCGGTCTGGTCGATGATCTCCTGGAGAAGCAGGAATTCGACCTGGTCGCCGATTTCAGCTACAAGCTGCCCGGCCTCGTGCTCGCCGCGCAGTACGGGCTGCCGGAATCCGACGCGGCGCTGCTCACCGACTGGTGGTACGAGATCCGGAACATGCAGCGGGTCTTCCTCGGTGCCGACCCGGCCGAGGTCGCCCCCACCGGCAGTTCCGTGGCGAATGCCTTCGGCGAGATGGTGCCGTACCTCGGTGAGCTCATCAAGGACCGGAAGCGCACGCCCAGGGACGATCTGGTGAGCCGGGTGATCACCTACGCCAAGGAGTCCGCGCAGGAGGGCGAGGAACAGCTCAGCGAACGGGAGATGTTCGCGCACCTCCTGCTGCTGCCGCTGGCCTCGTTCGGCACCACGATGGACCTGATCGGCAACGGCCTGCTCGGGCTCTTCGAACACCGCGACCAGTGGGAGCTGCTCAAGTCCGACCCCGCGCTCGTCTTCAGCGCGGTCGAGGAAGTGCTGCGCTACGACGCCTCCGTACAGCTCACCCACCGTGTGGCGACACGGGACGTGGAGGTGGCCGGCACCACGGTCCGCGAGGGCGAACTGATCTACATGGTCAGGGGAGCGGCCAACCGCGACCCCGAGAGGTGGACCGACCCCGACCGCATCGACATCACCCGGGGCGACTCCGGGCACGTCGGATTCGGCGTCGGAATCCACCGGTGTCTCGGTGCGGGGCTCGCCCAGCAGGTGACCGCCGCCGCCTACGCCGAACTGTCCGCCCGCATACCGGATCTGCAGGCCGACACCGCACGCCCGCACCGCTGGAAGGCCGACACCCCGCAGTTCCGCGGACTCGCGGAGTTCCCGGCGAACACGGGGAAGTCATAG